From the genome of Kaistella daneshvariae, one region includes:
- the rplR gene encoding 50S ribosomal protein L18 — protein sequence MALSKVQKRNRIKRRVRGKISGSAELPRLSVYKSNKEIYAQLIDDKEGKTLASASSRNLNAKGNKTEISAEVGKAIAEKAKAAGIESIVFDRNGFVYHGRVKALADGAREGGLKF from the coding sequence ATGGCACTAAGCAAAGTACAAAAAAGAAATAGAATTAAAAGAAGAGTAAGAGGCAAAATCTCTGGCTCTGCTGAATTACCAAGATTATCTGTTTACAAAAGCAATAAAGAAATTTACGCGCAATTGATCGATGATAAAGAAGGTAAAACTTTAGCTTCAGCTTCTTCAAGAAACCTGAACGCAAAAGGAAACAAAACAGAAATTTCCGCAGAAGTTGGTAAAGCAATCGCTGAAAAAGCCAAAGCTGCAGGAATAGAAAGTATAGTGTTTGACAGAAACGGTTTCGTATACCACGGTAGAGTGAAAGCTTTGGCCGACGGTGCGAGAGAAGGTGGATTAAAATTCTAA
- the rplE gene encoding 50S ribosomal protein L5 — MQYIARPKKQYKEKIVPAMMEEFGYKSVMQVPRLLKIVVSQGLGAATADKKIVDYAVEELTAITGQKAVGTISKKDEAAFKLRKGMPVGARVTLRADNMYEFLDRLSSSALPRIRDFNGIKGDGFDGRGNYNLGITEQIIFPEIAIDKVKKIQGMDITFVTSAKTDKEAKSLLTNFGLPFKKN; from the coding sequence ATGCAATATATAGCAAGACCAAAAAAACAATATAAAGAGAAAATTGTTCCTGCAATGATGGAAGAATTTGGGTACAAATCTGTAATGCAGGTTCCTAGATTACTTAAAATCGTTGTTTCACAAGGTTTAGGTGCTGCCACAGCTGATAAAAAAATTGTTGACTATGCAGTTGAAGAACTTACAGCAATCACCGGCCAAAAAGCAGTTGGAACTATTTCAAAGAAAGATGAGGCAGCTTTCAAATTAAGAAAAGGTATGCCAGTAGGAGCAAGAGTTACTTTAAGAGCTGATAACATGTATGAGTTCTTGGACAGATTAAGCTCTTCAGCTTTACCACGTATCCGTGATTTCAACGGTATCAAAGGTGATGGTTTCGACGGTAGAGGTAACTATAACTTAGGTATTACCGAGCAAATTATCTTCCCGGAAATCGCAATTGACAAAGTGAAAAAAATCCAGGGGATGGATATTACTTTTGTAACTTCGGCGAAAACTGACAAAGAAGCGAAATCATTATTAACTAACTTCGGTTTACCTTTCAAAAAGAACTAA
- the rpsC gene encoding 30S ribosomal protein S3 yields MGQKTNPIGNRLGIIRGWDSNWYGGKDYGDRIAEDYKIRRYLEARLSKGGISRIFIERTLKLVTITITTARPGLIIGKGGQEVDKLKEELKKLTDKDIQINIFEIKRPELDAVLVADSIAKQIENRISYRRAVKMAIQSTMRMGAEGIKVQISGRLNGAEMARSESFKDGRIPLSTFRADIDYHIGEALTQYGKLGVKVWIMKGEVYGKRELSPLVGQQKKGPAGRGDRPERRERDDRRPRDRK; encoded by the coding sequence ATGGGACAGAAGACAAATCCAATTGGTAACAGATTAGGTATCATCAGAGGATGGGATTCGAACTGGTATGGTGGTAAAGATTATGGAGACAGAATCGCAGAAGACTACAAAATCAGAAGATACCTTGAGGCTCGTTTATCTAAAGGTGGAATTTCAAGAATCTTTATCGAAAGAACCTTGAAGTTGGTCACCATTACAATTACAACTGCAAGACCGGGTTTAATCATCGGTAAAGGCGGACAGGAAGTTGATAAATTAAAAGAAGAATTAAAAAAATTGACGGATAAAGATATCCAGATCAATATCTTCGAAATCAAAAGACCTGAGCTTGACGCAGTTTTAGTTGCAGATAGTATTGCAAAACAAATTGAAAATAGAATTTCTTATAGAAGAGCTGTGAAAATGGCAATTCAGAGCACCATGAGAATGGGCGCAGAAGGAATTAAGGTTCAGATCTCTGGTCGTTTAAACGGAGCTGAGATGGCAAGAAGCGAATCTTTCAAAGACGGAAGAATTCCATTGTCAACTTTCCGTGCAGATATCGATTATCATATCGGTGAAGCACTTACTCAATACGGTAAGTTAGGGGTAAAAGTTTGGATCATGAAAGGCGAAGTTTATGGTAAAAGAGAACTTAGCCCGCTGGTAGGACAACAGAAAAAAGGTCCTGCAGGAAGAGGAGACCGTCCGGAAAGACGTGAGAGAGACGACCGTAGACCAAGAGACAGAAAATAA
- the rplF gene encoding 50S ribosomal protein L6 — MSRIGKSIIEIPANVTVTEKDGLVTVKGPKGELTQQLSEGITLKQEDGVLSLDRPSESKQHKALHGLYRALINNMVQGTSEGWTKKLELVGVGYRASNQGNRLDLALGFSHAIVLDLPKEITVETLSEKGKNPVITLTSYDKQLLGMVAAKIRSFRKPEPYKGKGVRFVGEIVRRKAGKSA, encoded by the coding sequence ATGTCAAGAATTGGTAAATCAATTATAGAAATTCCCGCTAATGTTACGGTAACCGAGAAAGACGGTTTAGTAACTGTGAAAGGACCGAAAGGTGAACTTACACAGCAATTAAGCGAAGGAATCACTCTTAAGCAAGAAGACGGCGTACTTTCATTGGATAGACCGTCTGAATCAAAGCAACATAAAGCCCTTCACGGTCTTTACAGAGCATTGATCAACAACATGGTTCAGGGAACTTCCGAAGGATGGACAAAAAAACTTGAACTTGTAGGGGTAGGATACAGAGCTTCTAATCAAGGAAACAGGTTAGATCTTGCTTTGGGATTCTCTCACGCAATCGTGTTGGATCTTCCTAAAGAAATTACAGTGGAAACTTTATCTGAAAAAGGTAAAAACCCTGTAATCACTTTAACCTCATACGACAAACAACTTTTGGGTATGGTAGCTGCAAAGATCAGATCTTTCAGAAAACCAGAGCCATATAAAGGAAAAGGTGTGAGATTCGTTGGAGAAATTGTAAGACGTAAAGCTGGTAAATCTGCTTAA
- the rpsE gene encoding 30S ribosomal protein S5 has product MLGLDNIEKVKPGGLELKDRLVSVNRVTKVTKGGRAFGFSAIVVVGDEAGTVGFGLGKSKEVASAIAKAVEDAKKNLVKVPVVNHTIPHQTSARYGGADIFLRPATHGTGVIAGGTVRMVVEAAGIKDILSKSKGSSNPHNVVKATFKALLDIRRPEEIAKARGISLDKVFNG; this is encoded by the coding sequence ATGTTAGGACTAGATAATATAGAAAAAGTAAAACCGGGAGGATTAGAACTTAAAGATCGTCTCGTTTCAGTAAACAGAGTTACAAAAGTAACTAAAGGAGGTAGAGCCTTCGGTTTTTCTGCAATCGTGGTTGTAGGAGATGAAGCTGGAACCGTCGGTTTCGGTTTGGGGAAATCCAAAGAAGTTGCTTCCGCTATTGCAAAAGCAGTAGAAGATGCTAAGAAAAACTTGGTTAAAGTTCCTGTGGTAAACCATACCATTCCTCACCAGACTTCTGCCAGATATGGTGGTGCAGACATCTTCTTGAGACCTGCAACTCATGGTACCGGTGTAATCGCTGGTGGTACAGTTCGTATGGTAGTAGAAGCTGCTGGTATTAAAGATATTCTTTCAAAATCCAAAGGTTCTTCTAACCCACATAATGTGGTGAAAGCTACTTTCAAAGCATTATTGGATATCAGAAGACCTGAAGAAATTGCTAAAGCGAGAGGTATTTCATTAGATAAAGTGTTTAACGGTTAA
- the rpsQ gene encoding 30S ribosomal protein S17, which produces MMDRNLRKERIGIVSSNKMEKTIVVSETTRVKHPMYGKFVLKTKKYTAHDENNECTEGDTVLITETRPLSKSKRWRLVRIIEKAK; this is translated from the coding sequence ATCATGGATAGAAATTTAAGAAAAGAAAGAATTGGAATTGTTTCCAGCAATAAAATGGAAAAGACCATTGTTGTAAGTGAAACCACCAGAGTAAAGCACCCAATGTACGGGAAATTCGTTCTTAAGACGAAAAAATATACCGCTCACGATGAAAATAATGAGTGTACTGAAGGCGATACAGTATTGATTACTGAAACAAGACCTTTAAGTAAAAGTAAAAGATGGAGACTAGTAAGAATCATTGAAAAAGCTAAGTAA
- the rpmD gene encoding 50S ribosomal protein L30 produces MAKIQVKQVKSAIGRTKTQKRTLEALGLKKLHQVVEHEATPSILGMVAAVSHLVEVQK; encoded by the coding sequence ATGGCAAAAATTCAAGTAAAACAAGTAAAAAGCGCTATTGGGAGAACCAAAACTCAAAAAAGAACGCTTGAAGCATTAGGATTAAAAAAACTTCACCAAGTGGTAGAACACGAAGCTACACCGTCCATCTTAGGAATGGTAGCAGCGGTTAGCCACCTTGTAGAAGTTCAAAAATAA
- the rplP gene encoding 50S ribosomal protein L16, protein MLQPKRTKFRKVHKMKMKGIAQRGNQLAYGTFGIKANEGAWITARQIEAARIAATRYMKREGQLWIKIFPDKPITKKPAEVRMGKGKGAVEYWVSVVKPGKIMFEVGGVPYDIAKEALRLAAQKLPVTTKFVVANDFVKPL, encoded by the coding sequence ATGTTACAACCAAAAAGAACCAAATTCCGTAAAGTTCACAAGATGAAAATGAAGGGGATTGCTCAAAGAGGTAATCAACTTGCTTACGGAACTTTCGGGATCAAAGCCAATGAAGGTGCTTGGATTACTGCAAGACAAATTGAAGCAGCGCGTATTGCTGCAACAAGATATATGAAAAGAGAAGGTCAGCTGTGGATTAAAATTTTCCCGGATAAACCAATTACCAAAAAACCTGCGGAAGTTCGTATGGGTAAAGGTAAAGGTGCTGTGGAATATTGGGTATCTGTAGTAAAACCTGGTAAAATTATGTTTGAAGTAGGTGGGGTTCCTTACGATATTGCTAAAGAAGCACTTCGTCTTGCAGCTCAGAAACTTCCTGTAACTACAAAATTTGTAGTGGCTAACGATTTTGTTAAACCTCTATAA
- the rplN gene encoding 50S ribosomal protein L14 yields MLQTESRLKVADNTGAKEVLVIRVLGGTRRRYASVGDKIVVTIKDSTPQGQAKKGTVSKAVVVRTKKAVRRKDGSYIKFDDNACVLLNAAGEMRGTRVFGPVARELRDKEYMKVISLAPEVL; encoded by the coding sequence ATGTTACAAACCGAATCAAGATTAAAAGTTGCTGATAACACAGGTGCAAAAGAAGTACTTGTAATCAGAGTTCTGGGAGGAACCAGAAGAAGATATGCTTCAGTTGGTGATAAAATCGTAGTTACTATCAAAGATTCTACACCACAAGGGCAGGCAAAAAAGGGAACTGTTTCTAAAGCAGTAGTAGTAAGAACTAAAAAAGCTGTTCGCAGAAAAGATGGATCATACATCAAATTTGACGACAATGCTTGTGTTCTTTTGAATGCTGCAGGTGAAATGAGAGGAACCCGTGTTTTTGGTCCAGTTGCCCGTGAACTGAGAGATAAAGAATATATGAAAGTCATTTCATTAGCTCCTGAAGTACTTTAA
- the rplX gene encoding 50S ribosomal protein L24: MTKLKIKRGDNVIITTGRKEIKGKTGEVIEVIRKEGKDARVVVAGLNIVKKHTKPSAGNPQGGIVEKEASIHISNVMLIDKNGKPTKTGSKVEGDKKVRVAKSTGETL, from the coding sequence ATGACAAAGTTAAAAATCAAAAGAGGAGATAACGTTATCATCACTACCGGAAGAAAAGAAATCAAAGGTAAAACTGGTGAAGTTATTGAGGTGATTCGTAAAGAAGGCAAAGACGCAAGAGTGGTAGTTGCAGGTTTAAATATTGTTAAAAAACATACTAAACCTTCAGCAGGAAACCCACAAGGCGGAATTGTAGAGAAAGAAGCTTCGATCCATATTTCTAATGTAATGCTTATCGATAAAAACGGTAAACCTACAAAAACAGGATCTAAAGTTGAAGGTGATAAAAAAGTGAGAGTTGCAAAATCAACCGGTGAAACTTTATAA
- the rpmC gene encoding 50S ribosomal protein L29, with protein MKKADIKNLSAGDIQNKLAEARADFNKMKMAHSVSPIENPIQIKDLRKTIARLETELTLKQQ; from the coding sequence ATGAAAAAAGCTGACATCAAAAATCTTAGCGCAGGAGATATTCAAAATAAATTGGCTGAAGCTAGAGCAGATTTCAACAAAATGAAAATGGCACACAGCGTAAGCCCAATTGAAAATCCTATTCAGATTAAAGACTTGAGAAAAACAATCGCAAGACTGGAAACTGAACTAACACTAAAACAACAATAA
- the rpsN gene encoding 30S ribosomal protein S14: MAKESMKARERKREATVAKYAEKRKALKEAGDYEALQKLPKDASPVRLHNRCKLTGRPRGYMRTFGISRVTFREMANKGLIPGVKKASW, translated from the coding sequence ATGGCTAAAGAATCAATGAAAGCGCGTGAGCGCAAAAGAGAAGCTACCGTAGCAAAATATGCTGAAAAAAGAAAAGCTTTGAAAGAAGCCGGAGATTATGAAGCATTGCAAAAATTGCCAAAAGACGCTTCACCAGTAAGACTACATAACAGATGTAAATTAACAGGAAGACCAAGAGGTTACATGAGAACCTTCGGTATTTCCAGAGTAACTTTCAGAGAAATGGCCAACAAAGGTCTTATCCCGGGAGTTAAAAAAGCTAGTTGGTAA
- the rplO gene encoding 50S ribosomal protein L15 has translation MNLNNIRPAAGSTHSTKRIGRGQGSGKGGTAGKGHKGQKARAGYSQKIGFEGGQMPLQRRLPKFGFNNVNRKEYRGINIDTLQLLADSKNITEITQDVLVENGLAKKNEIVKIMGRGELKSGVSISAHKFTKSAEEAISKAGGKAITL, from the coding sequence ATGAATTTAAATAATATTAGACCTGCAGCGGGTTCTACTCACAGCACAAAAAGAATCGGAAGAGGACAAGGTAGTGGTAAAGGTGGTACAGCCGGAAAAGGTCACAAAGGTCAAAAAGCAAGAGCAGGTTACTCCCAGAAAATTGGTTTCGAAGGTGGACAAATGCCGTTGCAAAGAAGATTACCGAAATTCGGTTTCAATAACGTCAACAGAAAAGAGTACCGCGGAATTAACATCGATACCCTACAGCTTTTGGCAGACAGCAAAAATATCACCGAGATCACTCAGGATGTTTTGGTAGAAAATGGCTTGGCTAAGAAAAACGAAATTGTAAAAATTATGGGTCGTGGTGAGTTGAAATCAGGAGTTTCAATTTCTGCACACAAATTCACTAAATCTGCTGAAGAAGCTATTTCTAAAGCAGGAGGTAAAGCAATTACTCTTTAA
- the rplV gene encoding 50S ribosomal protein L22 yields the protein MGSRKRESALARKIANQDVAKALHNDCPSSPRKMRLVADIIRGVEVDKALYILKYSKKEASNKLEKVLLSAMANWQLKNEGADIEEANLIVKEIFVDSARQLKRLRPAPQGRGHRIRKRSNHITLILGTKDNK from the coding sequence ATGGGATCAAGAAAAAGAGAAAGTGCATTAGCACGTAAAATAGCAAACCAGGATGTAGCAAAAGCGCTACACAACGATTGTCCCTCTTCACCAAGAAAGATGAGATTAGTTGCTGATATCATCCGCGGTGTAGAAGTAGATAAGGCTTTATATATCCTTAAATATTCAAAAAAGGAAGCTTCTAACAAGTTAGAAAAAGTACTTCTTTCTGCAATGGCCAACTGGCAGTTGAAGAATGAGGGTGCAGACATTGAGGAAGCAAACCTGATTGTAAAAGAAATTTTTGTGGATAGCGCGAGACAGTTGAAAAGACTGAGACCGGCTCCACAGGGACGTGGCCACAGAATCCGCAAGAGATCAAACCACATCACGTTAATTTTAGGTACTAAAGACAACAAATAA
- the rpsH gene encoding 30S ribosomal protein S8, giving the protein MVTDPISDFLTRVRNAQSAGHKVVDIPASKIKKEITKILFEQGYILNYKFEDSAVQGNIKIALKYDKLTNKPVIKSIQRASRPGLRQYKGSAELPRVLNGLGIAIISTSRGVMTDKKARQEKVGGEVICYVY; this is encoded by the coding sequence ATGGTAACAGATCCAATTTCAGATTTCCTAACCAGAGTAAGGAACGCACAAAGCGCAGGCCACAAAGTGGTGGATATTCCTGCATCAAAAATTAAAAAGGAGATTACAAAAATTTTGTTTGAACAGGGGTATATTTTAAACTACAAGTTTGAAGATAGCGCTGTACAGGGAAATATCAAAATCGCTTTAAAGTACGACAAACTAACCAACAAGCCGGTTATTAAAAGCATCCAAAGAGCTTCTAGACCAGGTCTTAGACAATACAAAGGTTCGGCTGAATTGCCACGTGTATTGAACGGTTTGGGTATCGCTATTATCTCTACTTCTCGCGGAGTAATGACAGATAAAAAAGCACGCCAGGAAAAAGTGGGTGGAGAGGTAATCTGCTATGTTTATTAA